In Kaistella sp. 97-N-M2, the sequence TTTACGCATCTTTTACAGTTATTTCTTCAACTCCGGTATCCATCAGGATTTGTTTAACTGCATCAACGTCGTCAGTTAAAAATTCCATCATGAATTTATCATCCGTAGTTCTCGGATCTGGGTTTTGAGGCGGGCATCCCGGATACATTTTATTTCTTATCAAAAAAGTAAGCGACATCATGTGAGCTGCGCAGAAAACCATCAGTTCGAACATTGGAACCACGAATGCCGGCATGTTGTGTGCCCAGTCGAAAGCCGGTTTACCCCCAATATTCTGCGGCCAGTCATGGTTCATAGTATACCAGGTAACCAAAGTTCCTATTGTTAATCCGTATACTGCGTAAATAAAAGCAGCATCTGAGATTCTTGTTTTTCTTAAACCTAAAGCTTTGTCCAGACCGTGAACCGGAAACGGAGTATAGACTTCGTTAATCGCAATTCCTTTGTCATTAAA encodes:
- a CDS encoding DUF3341 domain-containing protein; the encoded protein is MSTTKKVFGIYADDDDLLNGVHAFNDKGIAINEVYTPFPVHGLDKALGLRKTRISDAAFIYAVYGLTIGTLVTWYTMNHDWPQNIGGKPAFDWAHNMPAFVVPMFELMVFCAAHMMSLTFLIRNKMYPGCPPQNPDPRTTDDKFMMEFLTDDVDAVKQILMDTGVEEITVKDA